ATCCCAGTACGTCGACCTCTAACCCGGGGCTGTGGCTTCGTCGCGAACGCTCACCGCACTCGCCGGCCTCGCGCTCGGCGGACTCGTCAGCGTCGCTGCGTGGATCTACTTCGAGACGGTACTGCTGTTTCTGTTCCTGCCGTTCGTTCCGTTCCTCTTCGATCGCGGCCGCCGTACCGACTCTGCCGCTCGGGCGGTGCGACACTGTCCCGACTGCGACTTCCGCACGACCGAGCAGAGCTACGAGCACTGCCCTCGAGATGGATCGCGGCTGCGAGACCCGCGGGAGTAGCGCGAACCGCCAACGGTTCGGTGCCATCGATTCGCCCACCTGACGCGTGCTCCGCCGCCAGCACGCCGTTTATGTACGGTCGGGGCGAATGTCCGAGAGTGAACGAGGTTCCGCTGCAACTCGCCGATCCGCCGCTAGAGGAGACGGTCGTGCGGATTGCGCTGGCCGGCGCACTGGGGATGTTCCTCGGCCTCGAGCGCGAGTGGTCCCAGAAATCCGCTGGCATCCGAACGTTCTCGCTGATCAGCCTGCTCGCCGCCGTCTTTACGATCCTCTCGCTCGAGACCGCGGTCGGGGAGGGACTGCTCGTCCTGGGCGGTTTCCTCGTGATCGTTCAGGGCGTCCTACTGGCGGTCCAGGGACTGCTCGGGGACGAGGACACGGGCCTGTCGTTGACGACCTCGGTCTCGATGCTCGTCGCCTACGGCGTCGGCGCGCTCGTCGCCGCACAGTACATCATCGAGGGCGTGACCGTCGCCGTGCTCTCGTCGCTGCTGCTCGTCCTCAAGCGCGAACTCCACGAGTTCGCGTGGGGCCTCTCCCGCGAGGAGATGCGGTCGACGACCGAGTTCGCCATCCTCGCGTTCGTTATCTATCCGCTGTTGCCGTCCAGTTACGAACTCAACCTCGGCGTCACGACGATCGACCTCGAGCCGACGGTCATCTGGCTCATGGTCGTCGCGGTCGCGGGGATCGGGATCGCCAACTACGCGATCGTCTCGACCTACGGCGACCGCGGCATCGCCGTTACCGGCTTCTTCGGCGGCCTCGCGTCGTCGACGGCCGTCGTCGGGACGATGCTCGATCACGTCCGCCAGCGGCCCGACGCCGCCTCCTACGCCGTCGCCGCTATTCTACTCGCGAACGCCGCGATGGCCGCGCGCAATCTCGCGATCGCCGTCGGGTTCACGATCGGCGGGGGAAGTCCTGTACTCGTCGAGGCGGTCGTCCCGCTCGGCGCCGTCATCGTCGTCGCGTTCGCTATCGCCGGCCTGACCGCCGACTGGGGCGAGTCCAGCGAGATGGACCTCGAGAGCCCCTTTTCCCTCAAGAACGCCCTCGCGTTCGGCGCGGTCTTCCTCGTCGTGCTCGTGTTCGGGTCGGTGGCCGAGAGTTCGTTCGGCACACTCGGCTTCTACGCGACGGCCGTCGCCAGCGGCTTCGTCTCGAGCGCCGGCGCGACCACGTCGGCGGTCGTCCTCTACCGAGGGGGCCAACTCGCAGCCGCCGAGGCGACGATCGCTATCCTGCTCGCGACGGTCTCGAGCATCCTCGTGAAGGCGATGCTGGCGGCGACGTCGTCGAACGACGGATTCCGCAATCAGGTCGCGATCTACAGCGCCGCGCTGTTGCTCGGCGGCTCGCTGGCGTCGCTCGTCTTCATCGTCTAACCGGAAGGCAGTCGCATCCCTTTACTTCGCCCTCCGCGAAACGGACGGTATGGACAGAGAGACGGTCGAACCGCAGGTCGAGGCGCTCCCCGGCCAGCGAGCGCAGCAGTGGGTCGACTACCACCACGAGTTCGCCGCGCCGAGCACCTACGTCTACGAGTTCGTCTGGGATACGAGCCGCGAGGCGATCGGCCCCTTCTGTACCGACGTCGACGGCAACGTCCTGCTGGATTTCACGAGTCACGTCGCCGCCGCGCCGCTCGGATACAACAACCCGGCCCTCCGCGAGAAACTCGAGGCGTTCGACCTCGTCGATCCGCTGAAGATCGCCGGCCAGGACTTCTACGTGAGCACCGACGGCAGCGAGCCCCCGGCCGAGGCGAAGCTTCCCGGCCCGTCACAGTTGATGGACCGGCTCGTCGCCGCGACGGACCACTACGACATGGATCGCGTCTTCCTCTCGAACTCCGGCGCAGAAGCCGTCGAGAACGGGATCAAGATCTGCTACGCCGCGGGCGGCCACCGCGCGTTCACCTTCGAGGGCGCGTTCCACGGCCGGACGCTGGGCGCGCTCTCGCTCAACCGCTCGAAGACGGTCCACCGTCGCGGCTACCCCGAGGTCCCGGGCGTAGTCAGCGTTCCCTACCCAGCGAGCGACGAAGCCTACGAGACCCGCTGGCTCACCGACGGTCCCGGCGGCAACGTCGTCGCCGACAAGCTCCACCCCGATCAGGGCGTGATCGACCCCGACGAGGTCGCCTTCCTCATCCTCGAGCCGATCCAGGGCGAGGGCGGCTACCGGGTCGCCCACGACGAGTTCGCGCGGGATCTCGAGGCCCTGCGCGACCGCTACGACCTCACCGTCGTCGTCGACGAGATCCAGTCCGGCGTCGGCCGGACCGGCGAACTCTGGGCCGTCGACCACCTCGATCTCACGCCGGACGTCATCACCGCGGGGAAGGGGCTGCGGGTCGGCGCGACGATCTCTCGCTCCGACGTCTTCCCCGAGCAGAAGAGCCGCCTCTCCTCGACGTGGGGCGCGGGCGACGTCATCGCCTCGATGCAGGGCGCGCTGACGATGGACATTATCCACGAGCAGAACCTGCTCGCGAACGTCCGCGAACGGGGCCAGCAACTACGTGCGGGACTCGAGGATGCCATCGACGACGGCGACCTCCCCGGCGCCGTCGACGTCCGGGGCCGCGGCCTCATGCTCGCCGTCGAGTTCGATACTAAGGAGCGCCGCGATGCGGTTCTCGAGGCGGCCTTCGAGCGCGGCTTCCTGACGCTGGGCTGCGGGCACAAGACCCTGCGGCTGCTCCCGCCGCTCGACGTCACCGAGCGCGAAATCGACCTCGGTCTGCGGTTGCTCCGGGAGGCAGCTGCAGACGTGGCACCGGAGTTCGACCGATAGCGACCGTCTCGAGGACGACACACCCGCATCGTCGTACGAAAGCCCCAGCCTCTTCTCGCGTCCGGGACAAGACTGAGTACAATGATTGGCGCCTTTACCGTCGGGAAGAAAGCGGTCAAGTTCGGGTACAAACGCTACGGGATTCCGGGCGCGATCGCCTCGGGCGGGCTCGTGCTGGTCGGTTACGTGGCCGTCCGCCGCGCGCTGAAATCCCAGACGAACGCCAACGACGCGACGCTCGATTCGGCCATCGACGCCGAGTCGATCAAGTCGGCGGTCGAAGAGGACGGGCTGCAGGCGGTGACCGACACGCAGACGCTCGACGACGCGATCAACCAGGACGAACTGAATACGCCCGTCGACACGGGCGACGTCCAGTCGTCGGTCTCCGAGGAAACCGAGGAGTTCACCGACGAAGGCAACGAAGGGCAGGCGTAGAATCGCTGTTTTCCGGTGTGCGCGTAGGCGCTACGTGAGCGCCCCGCGGCCGTCCGCTCTTACTCGCCGCGGAGGTCGTTCATGTGGTCGATCCGTCGCTGGACGAGGTCGGGCTTGCCGATGTCGTGGCGCATGTGCAGTCCCTCGTCCCCGGCGACCGCGAGGGCGTCCTCGGCGATTTCTTCGGCCTCGGTAATCGAATCGGCGAGGCCGACGACGGCGAAGGCACGAGAGGTGGTCGTGTAGATGCCGTCGTCGCGCTCGTCGACGCTGGCGTAGTACAGCAGCGCGTCGCCGGCGCTCTCCTCGTCCACCGTGACCTTCGCTCCCGCCTCGGGATCCGTCGGGTAGCCCTCGGGGACGGCGTACTTGCAGACCGTCGCCTGCTCGGCAAAGTCGAGTTTCGGCAGCGACTCGCCGTCTCGAGCAGCCGTCAGCACGTCGAGGAAGTCGGTCTCGAGGACGGGCAGCGTGTTCATCGCCTCGGGGTCGCCGAAGCGGGCGTTGAACTCGACGACTTTCGGGCCGTCGCGGGTCAGCATGAACTGGCCGTAGAGGATCCCGCGGTAGTCCTCGAGGGCGTCGACGGTCGCCTCGATGATCGAGACGGCCTCGTCGTAGTCGTCCTCGGTCATAAAGGGCAGGTGCGTCGTCGCGTCGGAGTAGCTGCCCATCCCCCCGGTGTTCGGGCCTTCGTCGCCCTCGTAGGCGCGCTTGTGGTCCTGCACCGCCGGCGCGGTGCGGAACTCGCCGTTGGCGACGAACGCCTGGACGGTGAACTCCTCGCCGATCAGTCGCTCCTCGAGGACGATTCGGTCGTAATCGGACTCGCGGATGTACGCCTTGCCCTCCTCGGCGGTCACCTGATCGCCGATGACTTTCACGCCCTTCCCGCCCGTGAGGCCGGCGGGCTTGATCGCGAGATCGCCGTCGTACTCGTCGATGAAGTCGCAGGCGGCCTCCATGTCGTCGAAGGTCTCGAAGTCCGGACAGCCCGGAATGTCGTTTTCCTGCATGAACCGCCGCTGGAACGCCTTGTCCGTCTCGATGCGGGCGTCTTCTTCCTTCGGCCCGAAGGCGTAGACGCCGGCGGCCTCGAGTTCGTCCGCGACGCCGGCCTCGAGGGGCGATTCGGGGCCGATGACGGCGATCGTCGCATCGACATCTTCCGCGTACTCGACGACTGCCTTGGGGTTGGTCGTCTCGAGCGTCTCGAAGTCGGTCGCGACCGCGGCGATACCGGGGTTGCGGTTGCTGGCGCAGGCGTAGAGGTCGGCCTCGCTATCCTCGAGTGCGCGGGCGATAGCGTGTTCGCGCCCGCCGCCGCCGATCAGGAGCACGTTCTCTCGCATGGTCGCTAGCGGAACGCACGAACCTGTAAGCGTTGCTCTTTTCTCGAGCAAAAGTATGCACGATCGCGACTATCCGAGTCGTCGGTGCGCGTTACGCCTCGACGCGCCGTCCCGCTCGAACCGCCGCGCTCGCGACTTCAGATGCTGAAGCTGCGGGGTTTACCTTACGGCGCCCGAAACGGACTGTCTGCCATGGGCGAGGACTGCGACGTCGAAACTATCGGGGGCGTTCTGGAAGACGACGTGGCCCGGTCTATCCTCGTTCACGCCCGCACGGAAGCGCTCTCGGCGAGCGCGCTCGCCGACCGCTGCGACGTCTCGACGGTGACGATCTATCGACGGCTCGAGACGCTTCGCGAACACGACCTCGTCTCGGCGTCGACGGTGCCCGAGCGCGACGGCAATCACTACAAGGTGTATCGGACGAACGTCCGGCGCCTGACGGTTGATCTCACCGAGGAGGGGTTCGAGTTGACCGTCGAACGCAACGACACGCCCGCTGACCGATTCACCAGACTCATCGAGGAGATGTAACAATGATTCCGACCACCGACCTATCGCTCGAAGCGATCGTCCAGGGAAGTCTGTTTCTCGTGTTGACCGTTCTCGGCCTCGCCATCGTCGGCGTCGCGTTTCGGGGCTATCGGCGGAACCGGAGCCGCCCCATGCTGTTCCTCGCGATCGGATTCGCCGCGATAATCGTCCCCGAACTCGCGATGACGGTCGTCACGAGGGTCGTCGCGGTCTCCGAGTTCGAGACGGTAACCGTGTACCAGGTGACGAACGTCTTCGCGTTCCTCTGTATCCTCCGCGCGATTACGATGGATCCCGGTCGATCACGAGCGGGCGATAGTCGGGGGCGTCCCGACGATTGACCCGCGTGCTCGGTCGCCGCCCCGCTCGCGAACCCGCGGCCACGGGTGGTCTCGGCGGGCGCGGGTTCTGTTTCTGAAGCCGCGATAGACGGTATTTGATCCCCGATCCGGTAGTCGGATCCATGGCCGAATCAACGATCGACGACTCACCCGATCGGTCGATCGGCGAGAGACTGCTGTACGATTCGAGCGGCGCACGGTTGCGTGCTCTCTGGCGGGTGCTCGTCCCGCTCCTCGTCGCCGTCGCGATCTACGCCGCCGGTCAGTCGCTGGTCAACCGCTTTGCGGCCGGTCTCCTCGAGCCGATCGCTGACGGAACGTCGCGGGTGGTCGCAACCGCGGTACTGTTCGTCGCGCTGTCGGCGGTGATCGCCCTCGCGGGCGTCGCCGGCCTACTCGTCGCGTCGCGACTCGATCGACGCCCCCTCTCGAGTTACGGGCTCGACGTGTCGGGCCGATGGCTCCGAGATTTCGCAGCCGGTATCCTCATCGGCGTCGTCGCCGCCGCGGGAGCGATCGGCTACCTGGCCGCTCGAGGGGACGTCGCTCTCAGTCCGTCGGTGACGGGCGTCGGCGTCGACTCCCCGCCGTTGGGCGGACTCGTCGTCCTGGTGTTGCTGCTCTTTTTGCTCGCCAACAATGCGTTCGAGGAGATCGTTTTTCGGGCGATCGTGATCGGGAACGCGGTCGAAGGGTTTCGCTCCGGAGCGTCGAACGCGACGGTCGCCGTCGTCGGTGCGGTCGTCGTCAGCCTTCCCGTCTTCGGCGCGCTGCATCTACTCGGCGGCGGCCCTATGGCCGTCGTCACGAGCGCTATCGGCGGTATCCTGTTCGCGACGGCGTACGTCCTGACGGGCCGGTTGGCGCTCCCGATCGGCGTGCACTTCGGCGGCCTCGCCGACCTCAGCATCCGCCAGCAACCCCTCTCGACTGATCCGGAACTGACGCTGCCGTCGGTCGTCGTCGCCGAACTGACCGGCGACCCGTCGTTCCTCACGGGTATCGAACTCTGGGCCGTCAGATTACTCCTCGGAGTTGCACTGATCTGCCTCTGGGTGTACGCGACCGACGGCGAGGTTTCGATCGCCGATCGAGTGCTCGCCACCGCTGCTGACTCGGAGCGGTGACGCTCGAGTCATCAGAAGAATCACGATACCGTCCCTACCAGTTATCCTCAATGCTCGAGTGGTTCGGCGGGGTTTCGAACGTCGTCGCACTCGCCATCCCGGTATTCGGTCTGCTCCTGCTCGCAGTCCTCTCGAGAGTTATCGAGACGAACCGGAGCCGGCGATACATCGTTCCGGCGTTTTGTTGCTGGGCTGGATTCCATCTCGTGCTCGCCCTCTACGAGGGAACGCTCGTTCCGGTGCCTCGCCTCCTCAGCGTCGGTCTCGCGGCCGCGTTGCTGCTCGGATGGCTGGTACTGTTCTGCCGCGGGCTGTACGAGATCCGGACGCTGCGGAACTCGTCCGGATACTTCTGGCTGTAACGCTGCCGAACCAGAATTACGCGTAGAACAGCGGCGGCCGCCGCTCGCCGCCGTACTCCTCGTCGGGGAGGTGGGCCTCGAGCGCGTCCTCGTCGGCATCGCCCAGCAACTGATCCAGCACGTCGACGGCTGCGTCTCGGTGCAGCGGCTGGTTGTCGTTCCCGCACTGCTCGTCCATCACGCAGGCGGGACAGCCGTCAACGCGCCCGCAGTCGCAGTCGGAGATGTGCTCGCGGGCCCGCCGGGCGACGGCCTCGAAGTTCTCGTAGATCGCCCGTGCGAACCCGAGGCCGCCGTCGATCCCGTCGTAGATGAACCACCCGCTGGCCGGCTCGCGCTCGAGGCCCTGCGCGATCTCTCTGACGGTGGCTTCCGCGGCGGCGATGTTCTGCGGTGCGTCGCCGTCCGGGGCTGCCGTCCCGAATCCGTCCGTCTCGCTCGGCGACTGATCGAGGTGCGAGTCGATCGTCAGCGTCGCCAGGCCGCCCAGATCTCGCTTGTCGACCATCAACTCGAGCGGGGCGACGCCGATCGTCGCGTGCTCGGCGGCGTGGAGCCCGCCCGCGTAGCCGAGGTGGGCCGTTTGCGCGAGGTCGCCGTCCATCTCGGGGACCTCGAACTCGCGGTACTTCTCCACGAGGGCGTCCTCGACGTACTGGGGTACCTCGAGCCAGCAGAGTTGCGTTTCCATCGACAGCGGCGGATTGTCGGTGGGGATGGCCTGCTCTTTCTTCTTCCCGCCGTGGACGGCGACCTTGTCGTAGGTGCCGTGGTAGACCAGTACCCGGCCGCGGCCGAAGTGCAGGGTGAAGTCGCCGATCTCGCGCGATTCCTCCGAGACCGCGTCCAGCACCGTCACGTCGGTCCGCGTTCGCGTGTAGTAGTCGACGTCCGTCGGCCGCACCGTCACCGAGGGCCGGGGCGCGTCGTGCTCGACGTCGACGACCTCGTACTGCTGGCCCTGATGGAGGCGGACCGCGCCCTCGTGGAAGTCCCGCAGGACGCGCTCCTCCGCCAGCGGCTCCATCTGCGGGTCGTACCCCTCGTCGACGCCGTCGGCTAGTTCGACCTCGTACTCCTCGCCGGTCGTCGCGTACAGCGAAATGGACTGCTGGGGCCGGGGCGAGCCGACGTAGGAAACGCCGGTTTCGAGGCTCCCCTGCAACTGCCCGGCGCGGCGCCACATCTCGAGCGCCCGCTCGAGGCGTTCGCGCTCGGCGAGCCGACCGATATCCGACTCGTCGATCGCGAGTTCGTCGGCCGCACAGCGCAGGTGCTGGGCGAAGACGGCGTCGTTGTCCGCGTCGACGACCGCGTCCTCGACGTCGTTCTCGAGCAGGTAGTCGGGGTTGGTCACGACGTACTGGTCCAGCGTGCGGTGTTCAGCGACGAGTACGGAGAGGGCCCGCTTCGTACCCCGTCCCGCGCGGCCGATCTGCTGCCAGAACGACTGACGTTGGCCGGGATACCCCAGCTGAACGGTGGCGTCCATCTCGCCGATGTTGATCCCCAGCTCGAGGGCGTTCGTCGAGGCGACCCCGTCCAACACGCCGGTCTTGAGCTGGTGTTCGGTCCCGTGGCGCTTCTTCCGCGAGTGGCCGGCGTGGTAGGGTTCGATGGCGCTGCCGCGGTCGGGATTCGCGTAGTAGCGGCGGTTGTCGTGGCGGTGCTTCGACGCCCGCTTGACCGAGAGTTCCGCGAGCTTCCTCGAGGGCGAGAACAGCAGCGTCTGGGCGTCGTGGTAGGTGAGATGCGAGAGTAGCCGCGGGGCCTCGACGGTGGCGGGGACGCGCTCGACGACCGCGTCCTCGCCGCCGTCGCTCTGTGTTGTCTCATTACTGTCTTGTTCGTTCCACTCGTCCCGCTCGTCCTCCGTATCCTCTCGCGCCCGTGGCGGCGGGTTCCACAGCACCAGATCCCGCGGTCCCGTCGGCGAGCCGTCCTCGTCGACGACGGCCACGGGTTCGTCGATCAAGGCCTCGGAGTGCTCGCCCGGGTTGCCGATCGTCGCGCTCGTGAGTACGAACTGCGGATCTGCCGCGTAGTACTCGAGGACCCGTTTCAACCGCCGAACGATCCAGGCGACGTGCATCCCGTGGACGCCGGTGTAGGTGTGGGACTCGTCGATCACGACGAGGTCGCAGGCCGACAGGAAGCGCGCCCAGCGGTCGTGGTCGTGCAGATACGTATTCACACCCGCGAAGTTCGAGATGATGACGTCGGCCTCCTCGCGGATCTGTCGGCGGGTCTGTCCGCGTTCCGTGTCGCCGTCGTAGACCCGGACCGAGATCTCGAGCCCAAGATCGTCGAAGAGGTCGTTCAACTCACGCTCCTGGTCCCGCGAGAGCGCCTTCGTCGGGTAGAGGACGTAGGCGGTGGAGTCCTCGCCGCGAGCCCGCGCCTCGAGATAGTTCCGCGCGATCTGGAGCGCGTAGATGCGGGTCTTCCCCGAGGAGGTGCTCGTCGCGACGCAGACGTTCTCCTCGCGCGCCAGCGCCTCGAGAGCCTCGGCCTGATGGGCGTAGAGGTCGTTTGCGAGCGGCTCCGCGAGTTCCGGCCGGAGGATCTCCTCGTTCGGAACCGTCTGGGCGTCTCGGCCGGGTAACTCGAGGACCGAAACGTCGTCGTCCGACCGGTAACCGGGGAAGGTGTTCGTCAGTTCGTCGCCGGTGATCGGAATTCCTGTGCTGTCGTTGGTTTCGCCCGCTCGGTCGCTCATCTAGAAATCACCCAGTCCGGTCTGTTCGCTGTCGGCTGTGCTCGTTTCGCTGGTGTCGCTTTGCGTCGAGATCGATTCTGAAGACGATGCCTCCGCAGTCCCCGAATTTGAGCCTGTCGTCGCACCGGAATCCGAAACCCGCGGCGCGTCCTGAAGCCGCTCGTAGACGTGCCACAGTGCTCGACAATCGTCTTCGCAGTAGGCCTCGTGGCGGTCCCACTCGAGCGGCTCGCCGGTCCGCATGAACCGCTGGTAGGCCGCCGCGGTCTGCGCGCCGTCGAGGCCCGTCCCCGCGTCCTCGTAGCCGAGTGCGCCGGCGACCGACTCGAGTTTGTTCGTCCGGCCGGGCAGAATCGCGTTCTCGTTGCGGACGGCCCACAGGTAGAGGTCCAGTTTGGGGATCGAGTCCCACTCCTCGGCGTAGTAGGGGACGTGTTTCGCCACGAACGCGTCCAGGTGGCGGTAGTCGAAGTGCCACCCGTTCCAGGTCAGCAGGGCCCTGTTGGGGTGGACGCCCAGCAGCCAGTCGCAGAAGGCCTCGAGCACCGACGCTGGATCGTTCGGATCGTCCCGTTCGACGAACGCCTGGTACGTATCCGCGGCGGGGTCGTAGACGCCGATCTGCCAGATGATCGTCGGCGAGAGCCCGTCGGTCTCGATGTCTACACACAGCGGCGGCGTCGACCAGTTCTCGCCCGGCAGCGACTCATCCGTTACTCGCCGCGGCTCGCCCGTCTCGAGGACCGTCGCGTGGTGGTGCATCCGCCGAGCGCGGTCCCACCCGACGTTCGGGAGTTCGGCGAGCGTCTCGACCGGCGTCTCGAGCAACTCGGCGCGAGTCGTCACGCCGCGCTCGGCGAGGCGTCCGGCGGTCTTCGGACCGATCCCGGACACCGATTCGAGGCCGAAGTCGGTGACGTCGTAGGTGTCGACGCCGATCCCGTCGGCGGTGAACTCGAGGAGCGCGACCGACTGCTCGCCTCCGTAACCCTCGGTGTCCCCGACTCCCTGCACGCGGACAGAGACGCAGTCATCGCCAGCGGGCTCGCAGTTGATCGCAGGATCGTGATCGACGCTTCGAACTGTCCCGTCGACCTCGAGGTTCCACAGTTCGTCGTAGCCGGCCGGTTCGCCGCCCGTCAGGACGGTCGTCACGCGGCCGGTCGGCAGCGCCGCAGCGAGGGCGTCGGCGCCCTCGAGGGTCGTCTCGAGGGCCGTCGGTCGCGTCGAAGTCGCGACGTTGTCGCAGACGAGCGCGGTACCGTCGTCTGCTGACTCGAGCGCGCTCGAGATGTCGTCCGGAGACGCCCGCATCGCTCGTACGCTCTGTACGACGGCGACGTCGCGGTCGTCGACCTCTCGCCGGTGGACGGCCCCGTCGCCGGTCTCGAGCGGCGGGTGGAAGACGGGTGCGTCGAACGCCCGTCGCGCCGCGGCGAACGCCTGCGGCTCGCGGGACGGGCCGAGCACCCAGACGGCGTCGGGCTCGAGGGTCCGATCGACGTCCGCGAGGGTCGCGGCGGGCCGGTCGACGATCGCCGACGGCGGGAGGGCGAGCAGGCGAGCGCCGGCTCGAGCGGTCATTAGTCGTCGGGAGGCGCGGGGGGACAAAGAGGGTTTGGACAGCGCGGTGAAAGTGGTCGGTTCGATCAGTCCGAACCCACTATGTACGGGCACTCCAAATGAGGCGATAATGCAACAGTACCTCGATCTCGTCGACGCGGCGCTCTCGGAGGGGACCTACAAACCCAACCGGACCGGCGTCGACACGATTTCGTCGTTCAGCGAGCACTACGAGGTCGACCTCCAGGAGGGGTACCCGCTCCTGACCACCAAGAAGATGGACGGCTACCGGTGGAACTCGATGCTCCACGAGGTCTGCTGGTACCTCTCCGGCGAGGAGCACATCCGCAACCTCCGCGAGGAGACTAAGATCTGGGACGCCTGGGCCGACGAGGAGGGACGCCTCGATACCGCCTACGGGCGCTTCTGGCGTCGCTATCCGATTCCCGAAAGCGAGGCGCAACTCGAGGGCGAGTCCTGGCCGGACGAGACGAACCGCTGGGTCACTGCGGAGGACGACGGCCGCCGCACGTTCGACCAGCTCCAGTACGTGATCGACACGCTCTCGGATTCGCCCAACTCGCGCCGGCTCGTGGTCAACGCCTGGCACCCCGCGAACGCGGCCGTCTCGACGCTGCCGCCCTGTCACTACTCCTTCGTCTTCAACGTCCAGGGCGACCGGCTGAACTGCCACCTGACCCAGCGCTCGGGCGACATCGCGCTCGGGGTTCCGTTCAACATCGCCGCGTACGCGCTGCTGACGAAGGTCGTCGCCCAGCAGACCGGCTTCGAACCCGGCACCTTCGCCCATACGGTCGTCGACGCCCACGTCTACTGCGGCAAGGGCGAGCGCGGCGAGTGGTACGCCGACAACCTCGCAGACCTCCAGTCCCGGCTGGCCGACGTCGACGACCGCGAGGACTACCGCGCGGTCAAGGAGTGGCTCGAGTCCGAGGCGCCGCCCGAAGCCGAGGGGAACGAACGCATGGATCACGTCCCCGGCCTGCTCGAGCAGCTGTCGCGGGAACCGCTCGAGCGGCCGACGCTCGAGGTAGCGGACGTCTCGATCGACGAGCTAACCGCCGAGGACGTCGAACTCAACGACTACGAGTCCCACGAGGGGATCAAGTTCGGAGTCGCCGAATGAGCGAGGACGAAGCCGACGTCGTTCCGATCGACCTCGACCTCGACCGCGAGCTCGTCGGCATCGTCGCCGTCGCCGACAACGGCGTCATCGGGAAGGACGGCGACATGCCCTGGCACATCCCCGCGGATCTACAGCACTTCAAGGAGACCACGATGGACCGCCCCGTCATCATGGGGCGGATCACCTACGAGGGCATCCTCGAGGCGCTGGGCGAACCCCTCCCGGGACGGACGACCGTCGTGCTGACGAGTCGGGACCTCGAGACGCCCGAGAACGCCGTCGTCGCGACCGATCTCGCGGAAGCCGTCGAGGCGGCCGCGGCGGCGGCGAGAGAGCGTCACGACGGCGCGGACCGAATCTTCGTCGCCGGGGGCGCGACGGTATACGAGCAGTTCCTGCCCGCGCTCGATCGGCTGATCGTCACCGAGGTTCACGACGATCCGGAGGGCGACACCCGATTCCCCGACTGGGATCGCGAGGCGTGGACCGCAATCGAGCGCGACGAGCGCGACGGCTTCGCGTTCGTCGAGTACGTTCGGGAGTAGATGACGACAGCCGACTCGATCGCCGACGCCGTCGCAAACGCGCTCGAGGTGCAACCCACGAACGCCGTCGAACTACAGGGCGGACAGATCGGGTCCGCGTACCGGATCGACCGTGCGGACGGCCCGCCCGTCGTCGCGAAGGTCGGCGACACGCCGCTCGAGGTCGAGGCGTTCATGCTCCGGCGGCTCGCCCGCGAAAGCGAGTTGCCCGTCCCCGAGGTACACTACGCCGCCGACGACCTGCTCGTCCTCGAGTACGTCGAGGGAACGACCGACCACGACCCCGAAGTCGCCCGCGACGCGGCGGATCACCTCGCAGCCCTGCACGAACACACCGCCGACGCGTTCGGGTTCGAGCGCGATACCCTCACGGGCCCCGTCCGCCAGCCGAATCCGTGGACCGACTCGTGGATCGACTTCTACCGCGAGCATCGCCTCGAGCACGTCGCGGCCCTCGCGCTCGAGGGCGGATCGCTCCCGGCGGCGCTGGACGAGCGCATCGACGCGGTCGCGGCCGACCTCGAGTCGCTGCTCGTCGAACCCGACGCACCCGCGCTGATCCACGGCGACGTCTGGACGACGAACGTCCTCTCGCGCGACGGCGGGGTGACGGCGTTTCTCGATCCGGCGACCTACTACGCCCACCCCGAGATCGAACTCGCGTTTATCGATTGGACCGAGACGTTCGGCGACGCGTTCGTCGACCGGTATCGGGAACACC
This portion of the Halopiger aswanensis genome encodes:
- a CDS encoding fructosamine kinase family protein, yielding MTTADSIADAVANALEVQPTNAVELQGGQIGSAYRIDRADGPPVVAKVGDTPLEVEAFMLRRLARESELPVPEVHYAADDLLVLEYVEGTTDHDPEVARDAADHLAALHEHTADAFGFERDTLTGPVRQPNPWTDSWIDFYREHRLEHVAALALEGGSLPAALDERIDAVAADLESLLVEPDAPALIHGDVWTTNVLSRDGGVTAFLDPATYYAHPEIELAFIDWTETFGDAFVDRYREHRPLESGFFDRRRYVYRLYPLLVHGHLFGGRYVGQLEATLDRLGY